The genomic stretch TACGATATCCGGAGCGGAGAGCGGCGGCAGATCACCGGGAACGGTGCACGGCAGACCTACCCGTCGATATCGGGGAGCCGGATCGTCTGGGAAGACTACCGGAACGGCGCTCCCGATATCTACCTCTTCGATCTCGACGACCCTGCCGCAGGAGAGCAGAGGATCACCGACAACCCCGACTGGCAGGTCTCCCCGGCGATCGATGGCGACCTCATCGCTTGGGAGGACAGGCGGAGCGGGGTCTGGAACGTTTACATCTGCGACCTCGCCGCAGGGAAGGATAAGCAGATGCCGGTCATTCCTTCCGCGACCGAACAGCTCTACCCCGCCGTCAGCGGCGATCGGGTCGTCTGGCAGAACGGCCGTGGCGAGGGTTCGGACATCTACGCCTTCACCTACTTCAGCGGAACGGCCCCGGTAGCGGAGTTCTCGGCAAACCCCGCCGAAGGAGGGGCGGTACTCAACGTCCGGTTCATCGACCAGTCGGCCGGCGGCCCGGACACCTGGGAATGGGACTTCGGCGACGGGAACACCTCGACGTTAGAAGACCCGTGGCACTTCTACGAGATCCCCGGGAACTATACCGTCTCGCTCACGGTGAGCAACGTGTTCGGGTCAGACACCGTCACGAAGACCGATCTCATCCACGTCGGTCCCCCGGAACCGCCGGTCATCCGTTTCCGGGCGGTGCCGTTGTCGGGGCCTGCACCCCTCACGGTCGCTTTTTACGGTGATTTACCGGACTACGCGACGGCCTGGCTCTGGGACTTCGGTGACGGCGAGAGATCGACACACCGGGACACGTATCACCGTTACGATCGTCCCGGTGTTTACAACGTCTCCCTGACCTGTGACAACGCGGGAGCCAGCGCGACGCACACGGAGTACGGCTACATCACCGTCTACGAGCACCTCGCCCCCTCGTTTTCGGCCGACGTCAGGAACGGGACTGCGCCGCTCACCGTCAGGTTCACGGATACCTCGACCGGAGGGCCCGAAACATGGCTCTGGAACTTCGGTGACGGCGGAACCTCTTCGGAGCAGAACCCGGTGCACACCTACGTGAGCCCCGGTGCCTATGACGTCACCCTGACCGCAGGGAACGCCGCCGGGAGCGGCACGGCGGCAGAGCCAGGCTACATAACCGTCCATCCCCCGACCGCGACCCCGACCCCGACGGTTAACGTGACGCCGACATCCTCTCCGGCCGTAACCCCGACTCCAACGGCTAACGTGACGCCGACCCAGACCCGGACGCCCACCCCGACCGCGACACAGAACCCCCCGGGCGGCGGTAGCGGAGGGGGAGGAGGTGGTGGCGGCGGCTCCGCCCCGGTCAACCCCGGCTGGAGCACGCCGGAGCCCAACCCCACGCCGACCCCCACCCCCCGTGAAGCCGACTCCGGCAGCCTGCACCTCGGGGAGACAGGCCTCGTCGACCGGGTCGCCAGGATCCATTCGGCCGACGGGATCGCGACCCTCACGATCGCGGAGGGCATCCGGGCGGTCGATGCCGCCGGCAACCCGCTTCGCGCGGTGACCCTTGCGGCGATCGATGCGGCCGACGTGCCCGCGGCGCCCGGTGGGTACGTGTTTGCCGGGTACGCCTGTATCGCCGGGCCGGAGGAGGCCGTCTTCTCCCCGCCGGCGACGCTCTCGTTCAACTTCACAGAAGAGCAATGGAACGCCGTCTACAACGGCAGCGTGCAGGGCGGGCTCGTGGTGCAGCGATACAACCGGTCGGCCGGCACCTGGGAGGAAGTTCCCACCACCGTCCTCCCGGAGACCCGGAGCGTCACGGCCGAAGTCCTGCACTTCAGCACCTACGCGCTCTTTGTCGCGGCACCCGAAGACGGCGCTGCACAGGCGGTTGCCGCCGATACCGGCCAGGAACCCACGGCCGGGGAGGAGATCCCGTACGCGCACCTCATCCCGGGCTTGCTTGCCCTCATCATCGCGGGGGCGGGGGCGCTCCTCTACTTCCGGAAAGGAGAGCCCTGAAGCGGGCCCTGAAAACTGTTCAAAAAAAGCGATGGAGGAGGGTTACCCTCTCCGTCTCCTCCCCGCGAGGAGGAGGAGCAGCGCCGCCCCGGCAGCAGCCGCACCGAATCCCGGTGCCGCCGTCGGGGCGGGGCTCACCGCCTCCGTGATGCCGGCAAGCCAGGCGGCGCTGGTATCGGGGGAGAGGAACCGGATGCCCGCGAGGGTGTATCCGCCGGGAGCGCTGGCGGCCCCGTAAATCCCGGTAGCGGTGAACGCCGTGTCCCACAGGATCGTTCCGTCACCATCCGTTCCGAAGACGAATCCCTCTCCGCTCCTCGCGTCCGTGCCTGCAACCACGTACCCGCCGGAGGGCCGCAACTCGACGGCGTATCCGGTCAGCCCCTCCATGTTCCGGAGCCAGACCTCCTTGCCGTCTCCGTCGACGAGGCCGTACCAGTAGTTGCCCGCGTAGACGAACCGCCCGTCGTCGGTCTCCTTGACGTCGAAGATGACCGGGACCTGGTAGTTCTCATGCCAGAGCGTGTTCCCGTCGGCATCGAGGCGTATGAGGAAGGCGTCGCCGATGTCGTAAGTAAAGGGCGACTTGGTGCCCCCGAGGACGTAGCCGCCGTCGGCGGTCACGGTTCCTACGTTCGCAGAGATCCCGGGGAACGTCCGGTTCCAGGCGGGCGTGCCGTCACCGTCGGTCTTTACGATGACCGCCGTCGTCTCGTTCTCCGATTCGGGCGGGTTCCAGAGCCACCCGATCGCGGCGTAGCCGCCGTCCGCAGTCTCCTCGACGGACGAGACCTTCATCCCGGGAATGACCTGCCGCCACTCCTCTTCACCGGCGGCATTCGTCCTGATCAGGAACGAGGAACCCTGGTAGTTGAAGTCCTGATCGACCACGGTTGTGGACATGTTGTAGGCGCCGATGA from Methanoculleus chikugoensis encodes the following:
- a CDS encoding PKD domain-containing protein encodes the protein MSPDICLFDLSTGVTTALTDDPADQWMPVVHGEHVVWYDARSGSTDICLYDIETGSETFLSCSPVTRWKPSLSERYVVWEESTGNGDIRLYDIRSGERRQITGNGARQTYPSISGSRIVWEDYRNGAPDIYLFDLDDPAAGEQRITDNPDWQVSPAIDGDLIAWEDRRSGVWNVYICDLAAGKDKQMPVIPSATEQLYPAVSGDRVVWQNGRGEGSDIYAFTYFSGTAPVAEFSANPAEGGAVLNVRFIDQSAGGPDTWEWDFGDGNTSTLEDPWHFYEIPGNYTVSLTVSNVFGSDTVTKTDLIHVGPPEPPVIRFRAVPLSGPAPLTVAFYGDLPDYATAWLWDFGDGERSTHRDTYHRYDRPGVYNVSLTCDNAGASATHTEYGYITVYEHLAPSFSADVRNGTAPLTVRFTDTSTGGPETWLWNFGDGGTSSEQNPVHTYVSPGAYDVTLTAGNAAGSGTAAEPGYITVHPPTATPTPTVNVTPTSSPAVTPTPTANVTPTQTRTPTPTATQNPPGGGSGGGGGGGGGSAPVNPGWSTPEPNPTPTPTPREADSGSLHLGETGLVDRVARIHSADGIATLTIAEGIRAVDAAGNPLRAVTLAAIDAADVPAAPGGYVFAGYACIAGPEEAVFSPPATLSFNFTEEQWNAVYNGSVQGGLVVQRYNRSAGTWEEVPTTVLPETRSVTAEVLHFSTYALFVAAPEDGAAQAVAADTGQEPTAGEEIPYAHLIPGLLALIIAGAGALLYFRKGEP